From the genome of Nicotiana sylvestris chromosome 1, ASM39365v2, whole genome shotgun sequence:
AGCTCCTTTCAGTCTGTTTGTGTCATTAAAAACTCGAATTATGGTTTGATCTCCTCACTTATCATCTCACAGCACCTTGTGGCAAATTCTATTCATGATCATTGAGGTAACTTTTAATTTGCTGTTccataattaataataatttggTTGACCTGATCATTTCTATCACCTTTTTAAATCATTCTTTTATCACCGTATATGTATTTTAAGCTTTTAATTATAATTGTAAAGTTTAATtattgtctttttctctcatttttaggATTAGATCAGATATTGAAGATACAAAAAAAAACAGGCGAAAGAAAATAAAAGCAGGCTGATTGATTGTGAGACTTCTTTCTCAAATCTCTAATTAAGTTGATATCTGTAAGTTTTTCAATGCTAGTAACAACTACATGAATCCATTTTGCTTTTTTCCTACCTTGATAACAATTACTACTATAAAATGTCTTACTCTTGAAAATTAATTTTTTGATATATATCAGACTAGCCAGAGAActtcaattttatatttttttgaggCTTTTAAATGTGTCATTAGCAATAATTTTAAAACAGTCACTAATAGCAAATATTTGAAACTTGAGTAACTTATAGCATTGTGTGTGATCTTTCAGAAGCTTTATAGTCTCTTAGTAGTATTGATAGACATGAATAAAAACCAGTCCtgtcgtttcaatttatgtgaacctatttgatcGAATACAAAATTTAATTAAGAAAATGAAGACTTTAGAACTCGTGGTCTTAAATATGCCATaacatttgtgtgactataagGCTTTTGAAACATGTGGTTCCAACTTTTAAACCTGCGATAACATTTGTGTGGTGTGGCTATGACTGTTTTTCATTAAGGCTAAAATGGGAAATCGAAGTTAAActgttttcaaatttagaaaaaagatcattcttttttaaaagaatttaaaaggaaatagattcacataaactggaacgaaGGAAGTACTTCTTAGTGAAAATTAATATGACAAGAGTATGGTGAACTTGCAGGAGTTTTCTACTTTATCTACGGAAGATGTCTGACAAGAGTTTGGAGATTAGGCCCTGCTTGGTGGCTGAGCCATCTAAACATATGCAAAATCGACAGAGTGACCCTATGAATGACGAGGAGATAGTTGGTTTTGAGAAAGACGCTGAAAGAATAATCAAGCGTCTAAATGAAGGAAAAAAGGAGCTAGACGTCATCCCAATTGTTGGGATGGCTGGACAAGGTAAAACAACTTTTGCTAGAAAGTTGTATAACAATGATAACATTGTTTACCATTTTGATGTTCGAGCATGGTGCATCATTTCCCAAACATATAATCGACAAGAGTTATTACAAGAGATTTTCAATCAAGTTACCGGTTCCAAGGGCAAGGTAGATGAGGTTGGCGAACTTGCGGACATGTTGAGGAAAAGATTAATTGGCACGAGATATCTGATTGTCTTGGATGATATGTGGGATATTAAAGCGTGGGAAGATTTAAGATTATCTTTCCCAAATGGTGAAACAGGAAGTAAAATAATGGTAACAACCCGACTTGAGGAAGTAGGTAAGCAGGTCAAGCACGATACCGATCCTTATTCTCTCCCATTCCTCACACGCGATGAGAGTCTAAAGTTGTTGCAGAAAAAAGTGTTTCAACAGGAAGGTTGCCCACCTGAACTACACAACGTAAGTTTAGCAGTTGCAGAAAGATGCAAAGGATTGCCTTTGGTAATTATCTTGGTAGCTGGAAtaatcaaaagcaagaaaatggaaGAATCTTGGTGGGATGAGGTTAAAAAATCTCTACTTTCCCCTCTAGGTAAGCCTGAAGGATATAGTCTTTCGACTATGCAGTTAAGTTATGACAACTTACCCGATTCCTTAAAGCCTTGCCTTCTTTATATGGGGATGTTTCCGGAGGACGCGAGAATTCCAGTGTCTAAATTGATAAGTTTATGGATCGCGGAAGGCTTCGTGCAGAACATTGAATATGAGAAATCAATGGAAGAAGCAGCTGAAGGTTACTTGATGGATCTCATTAGCACTAATGTGGTGATGGTTGAGAAGAGAAGCTATAACGGTAAAGCCAAATACTGCCAGGTTCATGATGTCGTACTTCACTTTTGCTTGGAGAAAAGCAGAGAAGAAAAATTTATGTTGGCAGTGAAGGGGAATTATAGCGACTTTCAACCTTCTCATTGGAAGGAAACTCGACTGAGCATCACTGTCACTGATGAACTTTCTGCGTGTGCATTGCTCACAGCGGAGCCTTTCCATCAACATTTAAGGTCACTGATAACAAATGATGAAGGAGAATATTTACAATGGAATCCCTTCCCTCAGATTAGTAAATTGGGATTTCTTAAGGTGTTGGATTTGAGTTCTCATGAAGTGGTTCCTTTGTCGTCAATTACACTGCATCCACTAATTTATCTGAAGTACCTCGCAGTTAGGACAGAGCAATTTGATTTCCATCCGGAATCACATCTACGCCATCTTGAAACTTTAAATGTTCTTTATTCCAAGAGAGTAGTTTTACCCCCGATTTTTTGGAAAATGGAAAAACTAAGACATGTTGAGATTTCTGGAGTTGCTTTTTATTTGGAAAACATTAAGCAGGGGATCTTTGAAGAATCCtctaaattggaaaatttgaggaTATTAAGGCATGTTTGTTATCCAGCTAATGATGGCGAATGCATGGATGGCTTATTACAGAGGTGTCCTAACATTCAAAATCTTAGTCTCACTATCTCTTGGTTAGAAATTTCCGGAGAGATTTGTACTTTCAGTCCCAAACTAGAGAGTCTTACTCGGCTGCAATTACTTGACCTTTCCTTTGACGGTTGGAGATTTAGTATAACTGAGTTACACTTTCCTTCAAATCTAAAGAAGTTGAAACTTGAAGGGCCTCATATAGTAAGCGCAGCTCCCTCAATTGCGGGACTACCAAATCTAGAGTATCTTAAATTACAGGATTGGGGAATTAAGTCGGAAGAGTGGTGCCTCAAAGATATCAAGTTCAATAAACTTAAGTTGTTGAAACTGGTGTTGTTAGGTATCTCAAGGTTGGATGACCCAGAGGAATCTTTTCCTAAGCTTGAAACGCTTGTTATAAGAATGTGTCACAAGCTTGAGGAGATTCCCCCTAGCTTTGCAGATATTGAAACATTGAAACAGATTAAGTTGATTGGGCGCAGGCCACAAACTCTGGAGCCTTCAGCTGTGAAACTTAAGGAAGATATTGAAGAGATTGAAGGATGCAGCCGTCTTAACCTCATTATGGACGTAAGTAGAAACAAAATCCTACATTCTGTTTTTGAATATCAACGTGCATCTAATGTACAAACAATATGTTCGATACAGGTTTGGATCAGTAAGCAACATAGCCGGCAGCTGCGACGTCAAGCACAAGCTCGTCTACAGATCATGGTATTGTTTCAGTTTTTTCTTGTTCCttctttttaagaaaaaaataaataagattctTGCTTTCTCTAATTGCTCCATGTTTCTATAGGATGGTTCCTTGACCTGAAATTAGTTACTTTCACAAACTTGAAAAATCAAGTAATTAGGTTGTTTGAGTAGATCCAATCTTGATTCACTTGTATATATAAGCACTTCCCTGGCTGCTTAACTTAACATTAAACTTCAAATTTAAAATCATCAAATGGCAGGTCATTGTAGAAATTCTTCTTTTAGTTTTCGCTTAATTGAAAATCATCCACCTGTTGAAATTCACCAAGTCATAgaaggcagcccggtgcactaagctccagctatgcgcggggtccggggtCTCGGGAAGGATCGgatcacaagggtctattgtacgcagtcttaccctgcttttctgcaagaggctatttccacggctcgaactcgtgacatcctagtcacatggcagcaactttaccagttacgccaaggctccatTTCAAGTCATAAAGTTGCTTATTGTTCTGAGTAAATGAGCAGCTGGCAATAGTACCTTTTGCGGACAAGATACAAATTGACAAAGCAGAGACAACTGTGGCGAAACATACAAGACAAAGAGAAGATAAGCCTTTCTTAGAACAAAACAATCTTAAACATAGGCATCAGATTTTAGTAGGAGATAGTCTTCAATGGCTTGGTTTATAGCCAAGACCTTCTCCTTTCCTGCTTTTATTTCAGCTGACTGCTCAAACTTCATGTCTTATTTGTTTACTCAAGGTTGTTAAACAAGACAACACCTTCGAGCAATGTGCATTTATATGTGTATGTCTCCTCGTTAAGCTCATCAACATGATACTTTATGGACCTAAAATTGCTACATACGCacacaaaagaagaaaaaataccaGAGTTATCATTTTATCTTCGTAGATGTTAGTATCTACTAAGAACACCTCAAGAAAATCCAACTCGGTATTCAGAAAACAACCAAACTCTGCTCAACATAAAGTTTTCATATTTCAGTGATCAGTAAAGGAAATCAAGAAGACAAATGTCAAGCATTGTGGGGGCAAGTCATTCATTGCAAAGGTAGGACGTTTGTTACACTCCATTTCTTTTACATAATGTAAACTTTCTTGGTTTCCTTTTTTTCCCTCATTTTCTTTTTGAGAATTTTGGTAGTAATTTTGAGCTAATGATGATGTGTTTTTACAGCTGGTATGGCATGGGAGTTAGGAAAGCAGTTACTGATCGAGGAAGTGGATATGGCACCTCCAAAAAAAATGGAAGTTCGTCTTAAGATCCTCTACGCTTTCCTCTGCTATACTAATATCTACTTCTGGGAAGCAAAGGTAATAAAAAACTTGTTACAATCTAAAAAACTTTCCAACTTTCCAGCAAATACCACAATCTGTTTGGGTCGATTTTTTCTCTCAACTCCTTTGGAAATTGTAGGAGCAAAACTCAGTCTTTCCTCGCATTCTTGGACATGAAGCATCAGTGTATGTTATTTCAATTGATTGATTCATTGATTGTCTCTAAAACCAAAAAGGTTACTAAATAGATTTTGTTGTTTTATTGGTTTTGATTATATGGATATTTAGGATTGTGGAGGGGGAGTAACAGAACTTGCTCTCGGAGACCATGTCATTCATGTGCTCACtgcaaatcagaaaaagcaatatGTACAGCCTCTTACGGATTGACAATGAAAGGGAAGTAATGATTCATGATGGACAACCAAGGTTCTCCATCAACGGAAAGCCCCATATACCATTTTGTTGGGACCTCTACCTTTAGTGAGTCCACCGTAGTTCATGTTGGCTGTGTTGTGAAAATCAACCCTCCTTGCTTCTTTTGACAAAGTCGGTGTTTGTATCCTCGGTTGTGGAATCTCGAGGAGAACGATGACAAATTATGTACCTTAAGTAGTAGTTTCTTTTAATGGGTTCAATTGTTGATTAATCGGACGATTCATTCTTGGCCTTGGTGCAACTTTGAATGTAACTAAACTAGCAAAAAGGTTTAAGTGTGGCTGCATTTTGACTGGGAGCTGTAGGCCATGCTGTGAGTCTCCATATTTCTGTTTTGTTCTTTCCCATATGTTTACTTTAAGGAACTTGAATTTGAGAAGTTCCAGATTCATGATATTGGAAAACAAAATGCAGCAAGCATAAATGAGGCTGCAATATCTAGCAATAAAGGATTTGATGCCTCTGTCCAACCAATGAAGTGACAGAGGATCTTTACGTTTGATATAATATCATCTTGTAATTCAATGTCAATAATTTTAACCAAACTGTTGAAACACATATCGATTGATCAGTTAGGTACTAttactattactactactactactattagaGTTACTGTTTCTATTATAAGAGGAGAAGCAGATGTAAATCTGAAATATTTGGAGAAGCAGATGTTGAGCATATGTAAATGTCTTAAGCTGTTCTCTACTGCACGGAGCTAATGAAGAATCCTTATGCCACCATCCACTCTATGCCCTCCTTTACAGTTTGACTTGCTAGGGATGAAAATAAAATAACTAGTATAATTTGTAAATAATATTGGTAATAGAAAGAAAACAGTATTGTAAAAGTGGTTCTGTTCCTCGATCGCGGTGCACTAGCTGATAGTAGAAAACTGCAGCTGCAGCATGGTTCAAAATGTGACGTGACCTGGCCTAGGCCCTCAGGTCCCAAACCCCCCTCTTATAATTTCGATCTCAACTAAACAAGGATGTGTTGAATTTGACAATTGCTTAGGCAACTGCAGCAAAAGCACGGACAGAGGGGACGGAGTTCTTTCTTAGCTAATTGTTGTAGTCATGCTGGGAGCCTTTGTAGTTTGGAATAAGCACATAATAAGTTGCAGTAACTGTATAAAGGATGAATAGCATGAGAAAAACGAAAGGGTTTACAGGCTTGTTCAAGACAAAACaactgttgaagtttggcaaatttgtcccacatcggtgggctcttgaat
Proteins encoded in this window:
- the LOC104231300 gene encoding putative late blight resistance protein homolog R1B-16, encoding MSDKSLEIRPCLVAEPSKHMQNRQSDPMNDEEIVGFEKDAERIIKRLNEGKKELDVIPIVGMAGQGKTTFARKLYNNDNIVYHFDVRAWCIISQTYNRQELLQEIFNQVTGSKGKVDEVGELADMLRKRLIGTRYLIVLDDMWDIKAWEDLRLSFPNGETGSKIMVTTRLEEVGKQVKHDTDPYSLPFLTRDESLKLLQKKVFQQEGCPPELHNVSLAVAERCKGLPLVIILVAGIIKSKKMEESWWDEVKKSLLSPLGKPEGYSLSTMQLSYDNLPDSLKPCLLYMGMFPEDARIPVSKLISLWIAEGFVQNIEYEKSMEEAAEGYLMDLISTNVVMVEKRSYNGKAKYCQVHDVVLHFCLEKSREEKFMLAVKGNYSDFQPSHWKETRLSITVTDELSACALLTAEPFHQHLRSLITNDEGEYLQWNPFPQISKLGFLKVLDLSSHEVVPLSSITLHPLIYLKYLAVRTEQFDFHPESHLRHLETLNVLYSKRVVLPPIFWKMEKLRHVEISGVAFYLENIKQGIFEESSKLENLRILRHVCYPANDGECMDGLLQRCPNIQNLSLTISWLEISGEICTFSPKLESLTRLQLLDLSFDGWRFSITELHFPSNLKKLKLEGPHIVSAAPSIAGLPNLEYLKLQDWGIKSEEWCLKDIKFNKLKLLKLVLLGISRLDDPEESFPKLETLVIRMCHKLEEIPPSFADIETLKQIKLIGRRPQTLEPSAVKLKEDIEEIEGCSRLNLIMDVWISKQHSRQLRRQAQARLQIM
- the LOC104231299 gene encoding alcohol dehydrogenase 3-like, which codes for MAWELGKQLLIEEVDMAPPKKMEVRLKILYAFLCYTNIYFWEAKDCGGGVTELALGDHVIHVLTANQKKQYELEFEKFQIHDIGKQNAASINEAAISSNKGFDASVQPMK